The proteins below come from a single Mycolicibacterium sp. TY81 genomic window:
- a CDS encoding AAA family ATPase has protein sequence MTLTNDEITQLATEFADDDRTGRRPISDVAAWLNDVHPMARVTLHALGELLAGVSNLDRAETADRFTARALGVSDCGQLIDETRDLNPVARLTTALALGEWITEHEQVCLVGPGEYSHPPMWTQTEIGERQYRHPLSLRVHFPAGSLLPEAGCVIKIETRESFNHSAEVSVYVMPAHQAEARVLLDRLAERANALNPYRGRALRATNAHGLQLTVIELPPAVSRSNVIVPQSVWTEVDLGIAAVRDRHGLLNAHGLGARRGVLLCGPPGTGKSAVSAVAASEVVGDFTVIYVEARAGADLLTVVVEEAQRLGGPVLLVLEDVDLWCRDRSVGGGGLSELLQAMDIAPDARILTLASTNDVATLDKAAIRTGRFDSVVEVGYPDRVGAARILSVLLGDLPGGADVNTAAVAAALPEHTSGSDIREIVRRALLAGNGEAISTAALLAELGTGRYRAEPPEGMYL, from the coding sequence AACCCAACTGGCAACCGAATTCGCCGACGACGACCGCACGGGTCGCCGGCCGATCAGCGATGTCGCGGCGTGGCTGAACGACGTGCACCCGATGGCGCGTGTGACCCTGCATGCACTCGGCGAGTTGCTTGCCGGCGTCTCCAACCTCGACAGGGCCGAGACCGCCGACCGGTTCACCGCCCGTGCGCTCGGGGTGAGCGACTGCGGTCAGCTGATCGATGAAACCCGCGATCTGAATCCCGTGGCCCGGTTGACCACGGCGTTGGCACTCGGTGAGTGGATCACTGAGCACGAGCAGGTGTGTCTGGTCGGCCCCGGCGAGTACTCGCATCCCCCGATGTGGACGCAAACCGAGATCGGCGAGCGGCAGTACCGCCACCCGCTGAGCCTGCGTGTGCACTTCCCCGCTGGGTCCCTGTTGCCCGAGGCCGGGTGCGTCATCAAGATCGAAACCCGCGAGTCGTTCAACCACTCGGCCGAGGTCAGCGTCTACGTGATGCCCGCACATCAGGCCGAGGCCCGCGTGCTGCTCGACAGGCTCGCAGAGCGTGCCAACGCGCTCAACCCGTACCGGGGCCGCGCGCTGCGCGCCACCAACGCGCATGGTCTGCAGCTCACGGTGATCGAGTTGCCGCCGGCTGTCAGCCGATCGAATGTGATTGTGCCCCAATCAGTGTGGACCGAAGTCGACCTCGGCATCGCGGCGGTTCGCGATCGCCACGGCCTGCTCAACGCCCACGGCTTGGGAGCCCGCCGCGGCGTGCTGTTGTGCGGTCCGCCCGGTACCGGGAAGTCGGCGGTGAGTGCTGTCGCGGCCAGTGAAGTCGTCGGCGATTTCACCGTGATCTATGTCGAGGCCCGCGCCGGAGCGGACCTGCTGACGGTCGTCGTCGAGGAGGCTCAGCGTCTGGGCGGCCCGGTGCTGCTGGTGCTCGAAGACGTCGACCTGTGGTGCCGGGATCGTTCCGTCGGCGGCGGCGGGTTGTCGGAGCTGCTGCAGGCGATGGATATTGCCCCCGACGCCCGCATCCTGACGCTGGCATCCACCAACGACGTCGCGACTCTGGACAAGGCGGCGATCCGCACCGGCCGGTTCGACTCGGTGGTCGAGGTCGGTTACCCCGACCGCGTCGGTGCGGCCCGCATCCTGTCGGTGCTGCTCGGCGACCTGCCCGGAGGGGCGGACGTCAACACGGCCGCGGTGGCCGCGGCCCTGCCCGAGCACACCAGCGGCAGCGACATCCGCGAGATCGTCCGCCGTGCTCTGCTCGCCGGTAACGGCGAAGCCATCAGCACGGCGGCGCTGCTCGCCGAGTTGGGCACCGGTCGCTACCGCGCCGAGCCGCCGGAAGGCATGTATCTGTAG
- a CDS encoding PadR family transcriptional regulator, whose translation MSLQFAILTALTERASTGIELTRRFDRAFGYFWPATHQQIYRELDKLKTSGLAEASTPDRPERGQPKRFSITPAGRAALGEWLCGIDDPAPERMSIAVRVRAAAALGETGAVRAVIAHHLAAHEAMLANYREIDARDFAAPVADADVLRHLVLKAGLRTEQAWVDWCREALDVLDRLTSSGDGA comes from the coding sequence ATGTCGCTGCAATTCGCCATCCTGACCGCGCTCACGGAGCGGGCATCGACGGGTATCGAACTCACCCGCCGGTTTGATCGGGCATTCGGCTACTTCTGGCCGGCGACGCACCAGCAGATCTACCGGGAGCTCGACAAGCTCAAGACCTCCGGGCTGGCCGAGGCCTCGACGCCTGATCGCCCTGAGCGCGGTCAGCCCAAGCGCTTCAGCATCACGCCCGCGGGACGGGCGGCGCTGGGCGAATGGCTCTGTGGCATCGATGATCCCGCGCCGGAGCGGATGTCCATCGCCGTGCGGGTGCGTGCCGCCGCGGCGCTCGGCGAGACCGGGGCCGTGCGCGCCGTGATCGCGCACCACCTCGCCGCGCATGAAGCGATGTTGGCCAACTACCGCGAGATCGATGCCCGAGATTTCGCGGCCCCGGTCGCCGACGCCGACGTGTTGCGGCACCTGGTGTTGAAGGCGGGCCTGCGGACCGAGCAAGCCTGGGTCGACTGGTGTCGCGAGGCGCTGGACGTGCTGGACAGGCTCACGTCGTCCGGTGACGGCGCCTGA
- a CDS encoding nitronate monooxygenase family protein, giving the protein MGLPPVLAQRLSLPVVASPLFLCSGPDLVKAECQAGVIGSFPALNARPSSLLGDWLDEIQESNAAYALANPDAIVAPFAVNQIVHRSNDRLEHDMSVIVEHKVPIVITSLGARPEINDAVHSYGGIVLHDIINNEFAHKAIDKGADGIIAVAAGAGGHAGTQSPFALVREIREWFDGPLLLSGAIAHGRSILAALAAGADFAYVGSAFLSTDEANAVPEYKQMIVDSTASEIVYSNLFTGVHGNYLRGSIVAQGLDPDNLPESDASAMNFGSGGNTDAKAWKDIWGAGQGVGSIKERLTVAQLVETLKTQYVEARQDLLSRVLDDEVLEPAH; this is encoded by the coding sequence ATGGGTCTGCCTCCCGTCCTCGCACAGCGCCTGTCCCTGCCGGTGGTCGCGTCACCGTTGTTCCTGTGCTCGGGGCCCGACCTGGTGAAGGCGGAGTGCCAGGCCGGCGTCATCGGCTCGTTCCCCGCGCTCAACGCCCGGCCGTCCAGCCTGCTCGGCGATTGGCTGGATGAGATCCAGGAGTCGAACGCCGCCTACGCCCTCGCGAATCCCGACGCCATCGTCGCGCCGTTCGCCGTCAACCAGATCGTGCATCGCTCCAACGACCGCCTCGAGCACGACATGAGCGTCATCGTCGAGCACAAGGTCCCGATCGTGATCACCTCGCTCGGGGCGCGTCCCGAGATCAACGATGCGGTGCACTCTTACGGCGGCATCGTCCTGCACGACATCATCAACAACGAGTTTGCGCACAAGGCCATCGACAAGGGTGCCGACGGCATCATCGCCGTCGCAGCCGGCGCCGGTGGCCACGCCGGTACCCAGTCCCCGTTCGCGCTGGTCCGCGAGATCCGCGAGTGGTTCGACGGTCCACTGCTGCTGTCGGGCGCCATCGCCCACGGCCGGTCCATCCTGGCCGCACTCGCCGCGGGCGCCGACTTCGCCTATGTCGGTTCGGCATTCCTCTCCACCGACGAAGCCAACGCGGTGCCCGAGTACAAGCAGATGATCGTCGACTCCACGGCATCCGAGATCGTCTACAGCAACCTGTTCACCGGCGTGCACGGCAACTACCTGCGCGGCAGCATCGTCGCCCAGGGTCTCGACCCGGACAACCTGCCCGAATCCGACGCCTCGGCAATGAATTTCGGCTCGGGCGGGAACACCGACGCCAAGGCGTGGAAGGACATCTGGGGTGCCGGTCAGGGCGTGGGCAGCATCAAGGAACGCCTGACCGTCGCGCAA